A single window of Caldisericia bacterium DNA harbors:
- the tgt gene encoding tRNA guanosine(34) transglycosylase Tgt, producing MLEFKVKKRFGNIRLGELKIGDIVVETPVFMPVGTQATVKSLSSEDVKEIGYKLILVNTYHLYLQPGEEIIKKAGGVKNFMNWDELVLSDSGGFQVLSLSEIRKIRDDGVEFKSFLDGSTHFFTPESTVKFQELLGVDIMMTLDICPPYGVDFHELKKFSLMSVDWAIRGKRVKDKERGDLFAVVQGGLDINLRKLCMDKLEEEGFPGYGIGGLSIGEPWEETRELLKEFVPYMPENKPRYFMGLGDPIRIMDAVEAGVDMFDCVFPTRIARNRTLLTKNGRMRITKSDYRDDFRPIEEDCNCFTCKNYTRAYLNHLFKAKELLAPRLATIHNLTFMYNFMKDLRRAIKEDRFYEFKKEFLAKFVNRS from the coding sequence TGTAAAGTCCCTTTCATCTGAAGATGTAAAAGAGATTGGATACAAACTTATACTTGTAAATACATATCATCTCTATCTCCAACCGGGAGAGGAGATAATAAAAAAGGCTGGTGGGGTTAAGAATTTTATGAACTGGGATGAGCTTGTTCTCTCTGATTCTGGTGGTTTTCAGGTGCTCTCCCTTTCAGAGATAAGAAAGATAAGGGACGACGGTGTGGAGTTTAAATCCTTTCTTGATGGTTCCACCCATTTCTTTACTCCAGAATCCACTGTAAAATTTCAGGAACTTCTCGGTGTGGATATAATGATGACGCTGGATATATGTCCTCCATATGGAGTGGATTTCCACGAACTCAAGAAGTTCTCACTGATGAGTGTGGATTGGGCAATAAGGGGGAAAAGAGTGAAGGATAAAGAGAGAGGAGATCTATTTGCTGTTGTTCAGGGAGGGCTTGACATAAATTTAAGAAAGTTGTGCATGGATAAACTTGAGGAAGAGGGTTTTCCTGGCTACGGGATTGGAGGATTATCCATTGGAGAGCCATGGGAGGAGACAAGGGAGCTTCTAAAAGAGTTTGTTCCATACATGCCAGAGAATAAACCGAGATATTTTATGGGACTGGGAGATCCAATTAGAATAATGGATGCAGTGGAGGCTGGAGTTGACATGTTTGATTGTGTTTTCCCAACAAGAATTGCAAGAAACAGAACTCTCCTTACAAAGAATGGAAGGATGAGGATAACAAAGAGTGATTACAGGGATGACTTTAGACCGATTGAAGAGGATTGCAATTGTTTTACATGTAAAAACTACACAAGGGCATATTTAAATCACCTCTTCAAGGCAAAGGAACTTCTCGCACCACGACTTGCAACAATCCATAACCTAACATTTATGTACAACTTTATGAAAGATCTAAGAAGAGCAATAAAAGAGGATAGATTTTACGAGTTTAAGAAGGAATTTTTAGCTAAGTTTGTAAATAGGTCTTAA
- a CDS encoding septum formation initiator family protein, whose translation MEEQFKKRRREIEAAIFIVIIIFSLYYFSVPILKLVSLKREITQIKREMEIEREEIVRLKNELIESKTDEYVERWAKENLKMVKDGEKIYIVKDKD comes from the coding sequence ATGGAGGAACAATTTAAGAAAAGGAGAAGGGAGATAGAGGCAGCAATCTTTATTGTCATAATAATTTTCTCCCTTTACTACTTTTCAGTACCCATATTAAAACTTGTAAGTCTAAAAAGAGAGATCACTCAAATAAAAAGAGAGATGGAGATTGAAAGGGAAGAGATTGTAAGATTGAAAAATGAACTAATTGAATCTAAAACAGATGAGTATGTTGAAAGGTGGGCTAAAGAGAACCTGAAGATGGTAAAGGACGGGGAGAAGATCTATATAGTAAAGGATAAGGATTAA
- the pyk gene encoding pyruvate kinase, with amino-acid sequence MKRTKIVATLGPSSSKESVIEELIKEGVNVFRINASHGTHEEHRERIEIVRKLSKKLNKNISILMDLQGPKIRVGEFEKGEIELKEGNEFILTSKDILGNEKIVSVSYKELPKDVHPGVRLLLDDGALELEVVETDGENIKTKVIRGGILKNRKGINVRGAELKISSITEKDRVDIDFGIEMAVDFFALSFVRKAHDIISLRKIIESKGKKIPIVAKIEKYEAIKNLDEIIDASDGVMVARGDLGIEAPIEEVALLQKRIIKRALRKGKFSITATQMLDSMIERPYPTRAEVSDITNAIFDGTDAVMLSGETASGKYPVEAVRVMRRIAERVEPELPYEKRIMEMERVVSAVIPDSISYAGVFVALNTKASLIVTATETGKTAIRISRFRPNVPILAITPCEKVAKLLSIYWGVYPVVVERFKNTQDMVEKISLETKKSPFVKKGDLVVYLSGVIPGVAGGTNLLRVERL; translated from the coding sequence ATGAAGAGAACAAAGATTGTTGCAACTCTTGGACCCTCATCTTCTAAAGAGAGCGTCATAGAGGAATTGATAAAAGAAGGAGTTAATGTATTCAGAATAAATGCATCCCATGGAACACATGAGGAACACAGAGAAAGGATAGAGATTGTAAGGAAACTTTCAAAAAAATTAAATAAAAATATATCAATTCTTATGGACCTTCAGGGACCAAAGATAAGGGTTGGAGAATTTGAGAAAGGAGAGATTGAATTAAAAGAGGGGAATGAGTTTATCCTGACTTCAAAGGATATCTTGGGAAATGAAAAAATTGTATCTGTATCCTATAAAGAACTTCCGAAAGATGTTCATCCTGGAGTTCGTCTTCTTCTTGATGATGGCGCCCTTGAGCTTGAGGTTGTTGAAACAGATGGAGAGAATATAAAGACAAAGGTTATAAGGGGTGGAATACTGAAGAACAGAAAGGGGATAAATGTTAGAGGAGCGGAACTCAAAATTTCATCCATAACAGAAAAGGATAGAGTTGATATTGACTTTGGAATTGAGATGGCTGTTGACTTCTTTGCCCTCTCCTTTGTAAGGAAAGCTCATGACATTATTTCTTTGAGGAAGATTATAGAGAGCAAAGGAAAAAAAATACCAATTGTTGCAAAGATTGAGAAGTATGAGGCAATAAAAAACCTTGATGAAATAATTGATGCCTCCGATGGAGTTATGGTTGCAAGAGGGGACCTTGGAATTGAAGCACCAATTGAAGAGGTTGCTCTACTTCAAAAGAGGATAATAAAGAGAGCTTTGAGAAAGGGAAAATTCTCAATAACTGCCACCCAGATGCTTGATTCAATGATTGAAAGACCCTATCCCACAAGAGCAGAGGTTTCGGATATAACCAATGCAATTTTTGATGGAACAGACGCAGTAATGCTTTCAGGAGAGACTGCCTCTGGTAAGTATCCAGTAGAGGCGGTAAGGGTTATGAGAAGAATAGCAGAGAGAGTGGAGCCGGAACTACCTTATGAAAAAAGAATTATGGAGATGGAAAGAGTAGTCTCAGCAGTTATACCAGATTCCATAAGCTATGCTGGTGTCTTTGTTGCACTCAACACAAAAGCATCCTTAATAGTCACCGCAACAGAAACAGGAAAGACTGCCATAAGAATCTCAAGATTCAGACCAAATGTTCCAATACTTGCCATCACTCCATGTGAAAAGGTGGCAAAACTTTTATCTATTTACTGGGGTGTTTATCCTGTAGTGGTGGAGAGATTTAAGAATACTCAGGATATGGTGGAAAAAATTTCCCTTGAGACAAAGAAATCACCATTTGTAAAGAAGGGAGATTTGGTCGTGTATCTTTCTGGTGTAATTCCTGGAGTGGCAGGTGGAACAAACCTGTTAAGAGTGGAGAGACTATAA
- a CDS encoding rhomboid family intramembrane serine protease, with protein MITILEINPRRRFPYVTVTLIIINVIVFIYEMLNPNLHMLIYKWGIVPKRLFTFGGMEYLTLITSMFLHGNFAHIIGNMLYLWIFGDNVENFLGPAKFILFYLLSGILAGLIHSIMYASSMIPTIGASGAIAGVMGAYFYLYPNAKVLALTFLFFYVTIIPVPAFVFLGIWFLMQLIPAFTSFGRLGTGIAFWAHVGGFVAGIALIILMGGRRRRDYYYNDYWRRW; from the coding sequence ATTATAACCATATTGGAAATAAACCCGAGAAGGAGGTTTCCATATGTTACTGTTACACTTATAATAATAAATGTAATTGTTTTCATATATGAAATGTTAAATCCAAACCTTCACATGCTCATATACAAATGGGGAATTGTGCCTAAAAGATTGTTCACCTTTGGAGGAATGGAGTATCTAACACTTATAACATCAATGTTTCTTCACGGAAATTTTGCCCATATAATAGGAAATATGCTGTATCTTTGGATCTTTGGTGATAATGTTGAGAATTTCCTTGGACCAGCTAAGTTTATATTGTTCTACCTTCTCTCTGGAATCCTTGCTGGTCTTATTCACTCAATAATGTATGCCTCATCCATGATTCCCACCATTGGAGCATCAGGGGCGATAGCAGGAGTTATGGGGGCATACTTCTATCTCTATCCAAATGCAAAAGTCCTCGCCCTTACCTTCCTCTTTTTCTATGTAACCATAATACCGGTGCCTGCATTCGTATTCCTTGGAATATGGTTTTTAATGCAGCTTATTCCTGCATTCACCTCCTTTGGAAGACTTGGAACAGGCATAGCTTTCTGGGCACATGTGGGTGGATTTGTAGCTGGCATAGCATTAATCATTCTCATGGGTGGAAGAAGGAGAAGAGATTACTATTATAATGACTATTGGAGAAGGTGGTAA
- the rplS gene encoding 50S ribosomal protein L19: MREIRLIENSFLRDDIPDFKPGDTLRVHIKIKEGNKERIQVFEGICIARRGSGTRETFTVRKYSFGVGVEKVFPLNSPTIEKIEVVRYGDVKRAKLYYLRGLRGKKARVKEKVKVKKQKKKVVEEKIEKPPEAEENLENKEAEEISQKEEEETKE; encoded by the coding sequence ATGAGAGAGATAAGACTTATAGAGAACAGTTTCTTAAGAGATGATATTCCTGACTTTAAACCCGGTGATACCCTAAGGGTTCATATAAAGATAAAGGAAGGAAACAAGGAGAGAATTCAGGTTTTTGAAGGAATATGTATTGCAAGAAGGGGAAGTGGAACAAGAGAAACCTTTACAGTGAGGAAGTATTCCTTCGGAGTTGGTGTTGAAAAAGTTTTTCCGCTGAATTCCCCAACCATTGAGAAGATTGAAGTTGTAAGATACGGAGATGTAAAGAGAGCCAAACTCTACTATTTGAGAGGTTTGAGAGGAAAGAAGGCAAGAGTTAAGGAGAAAGTCAAAGTAAAGAAACAGAAGAAGAAAGTTGTTGAAGAAAAGATAGAGAAACCTCCCGAGGCTGAAGAGAATTTAGAAAATAAAGAGGCTGAAGAGATTTCACAGAAAGAAGAGGAAGAGACTAAGGAATAG